The window GTTGCATCCTTTTGACTGATGACACGCACTTTATAGTCCATAAGCTTTATTTCATGGATAGCAGGAAAGAATTTTCCAAGGGCCTTCCTGAGAGCGCCGTCCAGTGCATTCACCGGACCATCTCCATCACTAACGGTGAGCTCTTCCATACCATCAACCTTTATCTTAACCGTTGCCCGTGTAATTGATTTTCCGTCTCTTCCTTTTTCTACAATTACCCTGAAGTCTTCAAGTTCAAAAAACCCCTTATACTTTCCTAATATCTTTTTAACCAGAAGGTCAAATGAACCCTCAGCCGATTCAAAATGGTAACCTTCATTTTCAAGGTCTTGAACTTTCTTGAGAATTTTTTTCATTAATTTCGGATCATGGTCAATGTTATACTTTTCAACCTTTGCCAGGATATTAGAGCTCCCGGAGAGCTCTGATATCAAAATCCTTCTCTCATTTCCAACAGTTTCCGGAGAGATGTGTTCATACGTATTCTTATTTTTTTGTATCGCATTTACATGCAATCCTCCTTTATGAGCAAAGGCACTTGACCCCACAAAAGGCTGATTTGTCCTTGGGACAAAATTTGCGACCTCATACACATACCGTGATATCTCTGTCAGCTTTTTAAGTCCTGAATCTCCAAGGCAGGAAAACTTTCCCTTTAAAACAAAATTAGGGATTAAAGAGCAGAGATCTGCATTACCACACCGTTCACCAAATCCATTTATGGTGCCCTGGACATGCCGGATTCCAATGCCGACGGCTGATAATGCGTTCGCCACGGCAAGATCGCAATCGTTGTGCGTGTGGATGCCTAAAGGGATTTTGATTTTATTAAAAACAATTTTGGTTATTTCGATTACTTCGTATGGAAGGCACCCCCCGTTTGTATCACAAAGCACTATCGTATCCGCACCTGATTCCTGCGCAACTTTCAAGACTTTCAGGGCATATGCAGCATTATGTTTATGGCCGTCAAAAAAATGTTCAGCATCGACAATTACCTCTTTCCCCTCAGCTTTCAAATACTCTACAGAATCAGAAACCATCTTTAAATTGCCATCCAATGACACTTTGAGAACATCCGTAACGTGAAAATCCCAACTTTTCGCAACAATTGTTATTGTGGGAGCTCCCGATAAAAGCAGTGCGTTGAGCCCGGGGTCCTCAGATGCCTTCTTGTTCAATCGCTTAGTGCTGCCAAAAGCGGCTATCTTGGCATTTTTCAGGGTCAGCTTCCCTATCTCTTTGAAAAAACTCGCATCTTTGGGGTTTGATAAGGGATACCCCCCCTCAATGTAATCAACACCGAAATCATCAAGTCTCAGAGCAATATTCAGCTTGTCATGCAAAGAGAAAGAGATGCCCTCCATCTGGCTTCCATCACGCAAAGTCGTATCATATATCGTTATTTTTTCGCGAGTTTCCATTTTTTCCGGTAAAGTGCACACATACCGTTCCTTTTAAGACTGTAAAGTACAAAAAAGGGAGGAATGTGTCAATAAACTTATCCCCAGGCATCACTGAACACTCATTTTTTCATAAGAAATTGTTCGTTACGAACAGGGCTTGTTGAGATTTGCTTATATCATCAGCTAATCTGCTTTCTTCTTGGAATCTATCAAACAACGCCTCTTCTCCTTTTCGTTTGCTATCTTATACATAATGATTGATTTCCATGCCCTCTCTTCTCAATTACAAAGTTACGCGTGCGTTTTCCCCGGATCAGATTCTTATTGAAACAGAGGCAGCACCCCTGCAATAGTATGGCGGTAGCGGTTGCGGTGTCAGCTGTTCATGAATGAATAGTTAAACAAGTTGCGTTTATTGTCTATTATTTGTATAATTATACCATATGAACCAATCAACCGTTGATTGATATCCACTTTGTACGCTCGACAGGCCTTTTAATATTTTTGTATTTCAATTTAAGTGAAATACCGGTAGAATTGTACATTTCTCTACTCACTTTATAGTGGTATTCGGATAAAATCCGAGAAAAAAGAGCGAGTAAAGTCCTTGGCGTATTTTGTCCGGGGATACCAGTAACCGCGTTTTGGTTTTTAGAAAAATCTAATACCAAATCGGTTTTAGTATATGTAAGATAAAAAATTTAATAGTATGAGGGTATAAGATGAAAAGTATACAGAAAAAGAGCCCAGACCATCACAACAGGGAAGAGGGAACAATTA is drawn from Candidatus Scalindua sp. and contains these coding sequences:
- the cimA gene encoding citramalate synthase yields the protein METREKITIYDTTLRDGSQMEGISFSLHDKLNIALRLDDFGVDYIEGGYPLSNPKDASFFKEIGKLTLKNAKIAAFGSTKRLNKKASEDPGLNALLLSGAPTITIVAKSWDFHVTDVLKVSLDGNLKMVSDSVEYLKAEGKEVIVDAEHFFDGHKHNAAYALKVLKVAQESGADTIVLCDTNGGCLPYEVIEITKIVFNKIKIPLGIHTHNDCDLAVANALSAVGIGIRHVQGTINGFGERCGNADLCSLIPNFVLKGKFSCLGDSGLKKLTEISRYVYEVANFVPRTNQPFVGSSAFAHKGGLHVNAIQKNKNTYEHISPETVGNERRILISELSGSSNILAKVEKYNIDHDPKLMKKILKKVQDLENEGYHFESAEGSFDLLVKKILGKYKGFFELEDFRVIVEKGRDGKSITRATVKIKVDGMEELTVSDGDGPVNALDGALRKALGKFFPAIHEIKLMDYKVRVISQKDATAAKVKVVIETHDDKDIWGTIGVSENVIEASWQALVDSFEYKLLKDEG